In one Cytobacillus luteolus genomic region, the following are encoded:
- a CDS encoding DinB family protein, with the protein MEENYRVREALLASVSSIDDTQLNKRPNSTKWSIMEVLEHLFLIEMVVANAITEQIQNEQSVRAEDKPIQFTVDRRHKVKAPSFIEPSGDFLSLEEVTMKLAKSREALVNAVANVEESVLEQKSYPHPVFGPLSLKQWIPFVGLHEKRHLEQIEEIKAKLEI; encoded by the coding sequence ATGGAAGAAAATTATAGAGTAAGAGAGGCTTTGTTAGCAAGTGTAAGCTCTATTGATGATACTCAATTAAATAAACGTCCCAATAGTACAAAGTGGTCAATAATGGAGGTGTTAGAGCACTTGTTCTTAATTGAAATGGTAGTTGCAAATGCAATTACAGAGCAAATACAGAATGAGCAAAGTGTAAGAGCAGAGGACAAACCTATCCAATTTACTGTTGATCGCCGACATAAAGTGAAAGCTCCAAGTTTTATTGAACCATCTGGGGATTTTTTATCTTTAGAAGAAGTAACAATGAAGCTGGCAAAATCACGTGAAGCACTAGTCAATGCAGTCGCTAATGTTGAGGAAAGTGTATTGGAGCAAAAATCCTATCCTCATCCTGTATTTGGCCCGTTAAGCCTGAAACAATGGATTCCGTTTGTCGGGCTGCATGAGAAGAGACATCTTGAGCAAATTGAAGAGATTAAAGCGAAGTTGGAAATCTAG